Proteins found in one Planococcus citri chromosome 2, ihPlaCitr1.1, whole genome shotgun sequence genomic segment:
- the Hr4 gene encoding hormone receptor 4 isoform X3, translating to MTLLTKNSLSDFDTMSLFQDLKLKRRKIDSRCSSDGESVADTSTSSPDLAGPISPSTSKMDVSRTSPSPGTLSIPSDNRVSSPDSGLSDGVVNESSGGPKDHRGGDLCATAVVTAKSFIITQKIKEEPNNGVFDGGGSPPIDDTGGGGHIGIGSPHIKPDMNGDASHDSGDDHDHDMDEEAAESVIRNRVVGEQQRRESVVVSGASALAAWNAAAASAESQKAAACDDMGSRVKVVGSGLNGTTSVAATITTTNNNSSSGNNGNTTNCSSSSSSSSSSSSSSSSGCNSSNSSTSSLCNDVPTAAASPAAAAAGLYCSVISSPPKFWVTTGTAAAPQVLQACRINGVRPELIGGVNYCESMKPPVMLPQRPTSSGLRTTPTVIMGEAGGVRTMIWSTPMASAAAEQSAQQQQQQQHSPPTPTSQQHVLNQQQQHHQQQQQQPSSVSAAAAVAAVSAAQLLHQQQQSQSAAHSLISVTPQSTTTWTQTSTSAGLNVAETEAQLLLNLGQEIPNSHLSAAIRPLVQHIPASHQQALQQQQQQQQQQQQQHSPPDRHPSTTTIPLPLNMERLWAGDLSQLPPSQQIQALNLSNPGPPIPPWPHFLKNNGDMSSLTKLLPSSHHANEDGNDEEEQPMICMICEDKATGLHYGIITCEGCKGFFKRTVQNRRVYTCVADGVCEITKAQRNRCQYCRFKKCLEQGMVLQAVREDRMPGGRNSGAVYNLYKVKYKKHKKATRNGQIKVDKPQQQHLQSLQQTHHQQQQQQQQQQQQQQQHQQQQRQSQQHHVHNQQTQLHQQTQIQQSQQQQANQQQKFTTVSMNNSEHGVPPHNRPHLFNGTILKTALTNPSEVVYLRQRLESPVTSSRDRSMSLDTALSMMQTLIDCDEFQDIATLQNVNELLGNRADLSDRLMQIGDSIVYKLVQWTKRLPFYAELPVEVHTRLLTHRWHELLVLTTSAYQAMHGFSRNSSPCHINNLNDTVDAEFAEQVAKNLRTLQTCLSSMMGTAITLDQLREDVGLMVEKITHVTLMFRHLKLRMEEYVCLKVIIMLNPGNFFVRAANGENSELEAIQDRYMTCLKTFMEHTNPQQPTRLQSLLDRMPEVKSAASLLLESKMFYVPFLLNSAIQR from the exons ATGACCTTGCTGACGAAAAATTCCTTGTCTGATTTCGATACGATGAGCTTATTCCAAGATCTGAAGCTGAAGAGACGAAAAATAGATTCACGGTGTAGCAGTGACG GTGAAAGTGTAGCAGATACCAGTACGTCTTCTCCAGATCTGGCCGGACCCATTTCTCCGTCGACTTCGAAAATGGACGTTTCTCGTACGTCGCCGAGTCCGGGAACGTTATCAATACCGTCGGATAACAG GGTCTCGTCTCCAGATTCTGGACTATCGGACGGCGTCGTCAACGAATCGTCCGGCGGCCCGAAAGACCACCGCGGCGGCGACCTGTGCGCGACGGCGGTAGTGACGGCGAAAAGTTTCATAATCACGCAGAAAATCAAAGAGGAGCCGAATAACGGCGTCTTCGACGGCGGAGGAAGTCCACCAATCGACGATACTGGCGGCGGCGGCCACATCGGCATCGGCAGCCCGCACATCAAGCCGGACATGAACGGCGACGCATCGCACGACAGCGGCGACGACCACGACCACGACATGGACGAGGAAGCGGCCGAAAGTGTGATCCGGAATCGCGTCGTAGGCGAACAACAGCGACGCGAATCGGTCGTCGTGTCCGGCGCGAGCGCGCTGGCCGCGTGGAACGCAGCAGCCGCGTCGGCCGAGTCGCAGAAAGCGGCGGCTTGCGACGATATGGGCAGCCGGGTCAAGGTGGTCGGCAGCGGCTTGAACGGTACAACTTCGGTGGCTGCTACCATCACGACCACCAACAACAACAGTAGTAGCGGCAATAACGGTAATACCACCAATTGCagtagcagcagcagcagcagtagTAGTAGTAGCAGTAGCAGCAGCAGCGGTTGCAATAGTAGTAATAGTAGTACAAGTTCCTTGTGTAACGACGTACCGACGGCGGCAGCTAGTCCGGCGGCGGCTGCGGCCGGTTTGTATTGTTCTGTGATATCTTCGCCGCCTAAATTCTGGGTGACGACCGGTACGGCGGCGGCGCCCCAGGTTCTGCAGGCGTGCCGCATCAACGGCGTCCGGCCCGAGCTCATCGGCGGCGTCAACTATTGCGAAAGCATGAAACCTCCTGTAATGTTACCACAACGACCGACGAGCAGCGGTCTCAGGACGACGCCTACGGTCATCATGGGCGAAGCCGGAGGTGTCCGCACCATGATCTGGTCCACGCCGATGGCCTCCGCCGCCGCCGAACAGAGCGcccagcagcaacaacaacaacaacactcGCCACCGACTCCTACATCTCAACAACACGTACtgaatcaacaacaacaacaccacCAACAGCAACAACAGCAACCCTCCTCGGTGTCCGCAGCTGCAGCAGTAGCCGCTGTCTCAGCAGCTCAGCTATTGCATCAACAACAGCAGTCGCAATCGGCTGCCCATAGTTTAATCTCGGTCACGCCGCAGTCGACGACCACGTGGACGCAGACTTCGACGTCAGCCGGACTGAACGTAGCCGAAACGGAAGCCCAACTGTTGCTGAACCTAGGCCAGGAGATTCCTAATTCGCATCTATCGGCGGCGATCCGGCCGCTAGTGCAGCATATTCCGGCATCCCATCAGCAGGCTTTgcaacagcaacaacagcaacagcagcagcagcagcagcaacactCGCCACCGGATCGTCATCCGAGCACGACGACCATACCGTTACCGTTGAATATGGAACGTTTGTGGGCCGGCGATTTATCTCAGTTACCTCCGTCGCAGCAAATACAAGCGTTGAATTTATCGAATCCCGGACCACCGATACCTCCTTGGCCGCATTTCCTCAAGAATAACGGAGATATGTCTTCGCTAACCAAACTACTGCCATCGTCGCATCACGCCAACGAAGACGGTAACGACGAGGAAGAGCAGCCGATGATTTGCATGATTTGCGAAGATAAGGCCACCGGATTGCATTACGGAATCATCACTTGCGAAGG ATGTAAAGGATTCTTCAAGAGGACGGTGCAGAATAGAAGAGTGTACACTTGCGTTGCCGATGGTGTTTGTGAGATTACCAAAGCCCAAAGAAACAGATGTCAATATTGCAGATTTAAGAAATGCCTGGAACAAGGCATGGTCTTACAAG CTGTTCGCGAAGATCGAATGCCTGGTGGCAGGAATTCCGGAGCAGTTTACAATTTGTACAAG gtcaaatacaaaaaacataaaaaagccACGAGAAACGGTCAAATAAAGGTAGACAAACCGCAACAACAGCATCTACAGTCGTTACAGCAAACCCATcatcagcagcagcaacaacaacagcaacagcagcaacaacaacagcagcaccAGCAGCAGCAACGACAATCGCAGCAGCATCACGTGCACAATCAACAAACGCAACTGCATCAGCAGACGCAAATTCAGCAATCTCAGCAGCAGCAGGCAAACCAGCAGCAAAAGTTTACGACCGTTTCGATGAATAATTCAGAGCACGGAGTTCCTCCTCATAATCGTCCTCATCTGTTCAACGGCACCATATTAAAGACTGCGTTAACGAATCCGAGCGAG GTGGTGTATTTAAGACAGAGACTAGAGTCGCCTGTAACTTCGTCTAGAGACCGATCGATGTCGTTAGATACCGCGTTATCGATGATGCAAACACTTATAGACTGTGATGAATTTCAAGATATTGCTACTTTACAA aacGTTAACGAATTACTCGGAAACCGAGCAGACTTGAGTGATAGATTAATGCAAATTGGAGATTCGATCGTGTATAAATTAGTTCAATGGACCAAACGGTTACCATTTTACGCCGAATTACCAGTCGAG GTTCATACGAGACTACTGACTCACAGATGGCACGAATTATTGGTATTGACGACGTCAGCGTATCAAGCGATGCACGGTTTTTCGCGTAATTCGTCCCCTTGTCATATTAACAATTTAAACGATACTGTAGACGCGGAATTTGCTGAACAG gttgccaaaaatttacgaaCGTTGCAAACGTGCTTATCCTCAATGATGGGCACAGCTATAACGTTAGATCAGCTGCGCGAAGATGTTGGCCTAATGGTCGAGAAAATCACCCACGTTACGTTAATGTTCAGACACCTGAAATTAAGAATGGAGGAATACGTTTGTTTGAAAGTCATCATAATGTTGAATCCAG gtaatttttttgttcgtgcAGCTAATGGAGAAAATAGTGAATTGGAGGCGATTCAAGATCGATACATGACGTGTTTGAAAACCTTCATGGAACATACGAATCCTCAACAGCCGACTAGATTGCAAAGTTTACTCGATCGAATGCCAGAG GTCAAATCGGCGGCATCTTTATTACTGGAAAGTAAAATGTTCTACGTACCGTTCCTGCTAAATTCAGCCATACAGAGATAG
- the Hr4 gene encoding hormone receptor 4 isoform X1, with protein MVIEKEIIMTLLTKNSLSDFDTMSLFQDLKLKRRKIDSRCSSDGESVADTSTSSPDLAGPISPSTSKMDVSRTSPSPGTLSIPSDNRVSSPDSGLSDGVVNESSGGPKDHRGGDLCATAVVTAKSFIITQKIKEEPNNGVFDGGGSPPIDDTGGGGHIGIGSPHIKPDMNGDASHDSGDDHDHDMDEEAAESVIRNRVVGEQQRRESVVVSGASALAAWNAAAASAESQKAAACDDMGSRVKVVGSGLNGTTSVAATITTTNNNSSSGNNGNTTNCSSSSSSSSSSSSSSSSGCNSSNSSTSSLCNDVPTAAASPAAAAAGLYCSVISSPPKFWVTTGTAAAPQVLQACRINGVRPELIGGVNYCESMKPPVMLPQRPTSSGLRTTPTVIMGEAGGVRTMIWSTPMASAAAEQSAQQQQQQQHSPPTPTSQQHVLNQQQQHHQQQQQQPSSVSAAAAVAAVSAAQLLHQQQQSQSAAHSLISVTPQSTTTWTQTSTSAGLNVAETEAQLLLNLGQEIPNSHLSAAIRPLVQHIPASHQQALQQQQQQQQQQQQQHSPPDRHPSTTTIPLPLNMERLWAGDLSQLPPSQQIQALNLSNPGPPIPPWPHFLKNNGDMSSLTKLLPSSHHANEDGNDEEEQPMICMICEDKATGLHYGIITCEGCKGFFKRTVQNRRVYTCVADGVCEITKAQRNRCQYCRFKKCLEQGMVLQAVREDRMPGGRNSGAVYNLYKVKYKKHKKATRNGQIKVDKPQQQHLQSLQQTHHQQQQQQQQQQQQQQQHQQQQRQSQQHHVHNQQTQLHQQTQIQQSQQQQANQQQKFTTVSMNNSEHGVPPHNRPHLFNGTILKTALTNPSEVVYLRQRLESPVTSSRDRSMSLDTALSMMQTLIDCDEFQDIATLQNVNELLGNRADLSDRLMQIGDSIVYKLVQWTKRLPFYAELPVEVHTRLLTHRWHELLVLTTSAYQAMHGFSRNSSPCHINNLNDTVDAEFAEQVAKNLRTLQTCLSSMMGTAITLDQLREDVGLMVEKITHVTLMFRHLKLRMEEYVCLKVIIMLNPGNFFVRAANGENSELEAIQDRYMTCLKTFMEHTNPQQPTRLQSLLDRMPEVKSAASLLLESKMFYVPFLLNSAIQR; from the exons aaattattATGACCTTGCTGACGAAAAATTCCTTGTCTGATTTCGATACGATGAGCTTATTCCAAGATCTGAAGCTGAAGAGACGAAAAATAGATTCACGGTGTAGCAGTGACG GTGAAAGTGTAGCAGATACCAGTACGTCTTCTCCAGATCTGGCCGGACCCATTTCTCCGTCGACTTCGAAAATGGACGTTTCTCGTACGTCGCCGAGTCCGGGAACGTTATCAATACCGTCGGATAACAG GGTCTCGTCTCCAGATTCTGGACTATCGGACGGCGTCGTCAACGAATCGTCCGGCGGCCCGAAAGACCACCGCGGCGGCGACCTGTGCGCGACGGCGGTAGTGACGGCGAAAAGTTTCATAATCACGCAGAAAATCAAAGAGGAGCCGAATAACGGCGTCTTCGACGGCGGAGGAAGTCCACCAATCGACGATACTGGCGGCGGCGGCCACATCGGCATCGGCAGCCCGCACATCAAGCCGGACATGAACGGCGACGCATCGCACGACAGCGGCGACGACCACGACCACGACATGGACGAGGAAGCGGCCGAAAGTGTGATCCGGAATCGCGTCGTAGGCGAACAACAGCGACGCGAATCGGTCGTCGTGTCCGGCGCGAGCGCGCTGGCCGCGTGGAACGCAGCAGCCGCGTCGGCCGAGTCGCAGAAAGCGGCGGCTTGCGACGATATGGGCAGCCGGGTCAAGGTGGTCGGCAGCGGCTTGAACGGTACAACTTCGGTGGCTGCTACCATCACGACCACCAACAACAACAGTAGTAGCGGCAATAACGGTAATACCACCAATTGCagtagcagcagcagcagcagtagTAGTAGTAGCAGTAGCAGCAGCAGCGGTTGCAATAGTAGTAATAGTAGTACAAGTTCCTTGTGTAACGACGTACCGACGGCGGCAGCTAGTCCGGCGGCGGCTGCGGCCGGTTTGTATTGTTCTGTGATATCTTCGCCGCCTAAATTCTGGGTGACGACCGGTACGGCGGCGGCGCCCCAGGTTCTGCAGGCGTGCCGCATCAACGGCGTCCGGCCCGAGCTCATCGGCGGCGTCAACTATTGCGAAAGCATGAAACCTCCTGTAATGTTACCACAACGACCGACGAGCAGCGGTCTCAGGACGACGCCTACGGTCATCATGGGCGAAGCCGGAGGTGTCCGCACCATGATCTGGTCCACGCCGATGGCCTCCGCCGCCGCCGAACAGAGCGcccagcagcaacaacaacaacaacactcGCCACCGACTCCTACATCTCAACAACACGTACtgaatcaacaacaacaacaccacCAACAGCAACAACAGCAACCCTCCTCGGTGTCCGCAGCTGCAGCAGTAGCCGCTGTCTCAGCAGCTCAGCTATTGCATCAACAACAGCAGTCGCAATCGGCTGCCCATAGTTTAATCTCGGTCACGCCGCAGTCGACGACCACGTGGACGCAGACTTCGACGTCAGCCGGACTGAACGTAGCCGAAACGGAAGCCCAACTGTTGCTGAACCTAGGCCAGGAGATTCCTAATTCGCATCTATCGGCGGCGATCCGGCCGCTAGTGCAGCATATTCCGGCATCCCATCAGCAGGCTTTgcaacagcaacaacagcaacagcagcagcagcagcagcaacactCGCCACCGGATCGTCATCCGAGCACGACGACCATACCGTTACCGTTGAATATGGAACGTTTGTGGGCCGGCGATTTATCTCAGTTACCTCCGTCGCAGCAAATACAAGCGTTGAATTTATCGAATCCCGGACCACCGATACCTCCTTGGCCGCATTTCCTCAAGAATAACGGAGATATGTCTTCGCTAACCAAACTACTGCCATCGTCGCATCACGCCAACGAAGACGGTAACGACGAGGAAGAGCAGCCGATGATTTGCATGATTTGCGAAGATAAGGCCACCGGATTGCATTACGGAATCATCACTTGCGAAGG ATGTAAAGGATTCTTCAAGAGGACGGTGCAGAATAGAAGAGTGTACACTTGCGTTGCCGATGGTGTTTGTGAGATTACCAAAGCCCAAAGAAACAGATGTCAATATTGCAGATTTAAGAAATGCCTGGAACAAGGCATGGTCTTACAAG CTGTTCGCGAAGATCGAATGCCTGGTGGCAGGAATTCCGGAGCAGTTTACAATTTGTACAAG gtcaaatacaaaaaacataaaaaagccACGAGAAACGGTCAAATAAAGGTAGACAAACCGCAACAACAGCATCTACAGTCGTTACAGCAAACCCATcatcagcagcagcaacaacaacagcaacagcagcaacaacaacagcagcaccAGCAGCAGCAACGACAATCGCAGCAGCATCACGTGCACAATCAACAAACGCAACTGCATCAGCAGACGCAAATTCAGCAATCTCAGCAGCAGCAGGCAAACCAGCAGCAAAAGTTTACGACCGTTTCGATGAATAATTCAGAGCACGGAGTTCCTCCTCATAATCGTCCTCATCTGTTCAACGGCACCATATTAAAGACTGCGTTAACGAATCCGAGCGAG GTGGTGTATTTAAGACAGAGACTAGAGTCGCCTGTAACTTCGTCTAGAGACCGATCGATGTCGTTAGATACCGCGTTATCGATGATGCAAACACTTATAGACTGTGATGAATTTCAAGATATTGCTACTTTACAA aacGTTAACGAATTACTCGGAAACCGAGCAGACTTGAGTGATAGATTAATGCAAATTGGAGATTCGATCGTGTATAAATTAGTTCAATGGACCAAACGGTTACCATTTTACGCCGAATTACCAGTCGAG GTTCATACGAGACTACTGACTCACAGATGGCACGAATTATTGGTATTGACGACGTCAGCGTATCAAGCGATGCACGGTTTTTCGCGTAATTCGTCCCCTTGTCATATTAACAATTTAAACGATACTGTAGACGCGGAATTTGCTGAACAG gttgccaaaaatttacgaaCGTTGCAAACGTGCTTATCCTCAATGATGGGCACAGCTATAACGTTAGATCAGCTGCGCGAAGATGTTGGCCTAATGGTCGAGAAAATCACCCACGTTACGTTAATGTTCAGACACCTGAAATTAAGAATGGAGGAATACGTTTGTTTGAAAGTCATCATAATGTTGAATCCAG gtaatttttttgttcgtgcAGCTAATGGAGAAAATAGTGAATTGGAGGCGATTCAAGATCGATACATGACGTGTTTGAAAACCTTCATGGAACATACGAATCCTCAACAGCCGACTAGATTGCAAAGTTTACTCGATCGAATGCCAGAG GTCAAATCGGCGGCATCTTTATTACTGGAAAGTAAAATGTTCTACGTACCGTTCCTGCTAAATTCAGCCATACAGAGATAG
- the Hr4 gene encoding hormone receptor 4 isoform X2, translated as MVIEKEIIMTLLTKNSLSDFDTMSLFQDLKLKRRKIDSRCSSDGESVADTSTSSPDLAGPISPSTSKMDVSRTSPSPGTLSIPSDNRVSSPDSGLSDGVVNESSGGPKDHRGGDLCATAVVTAKSFIITQKIKEEPNNGVFDGGGSPPIDDTGGGGHIGIGSPHIKPDMNGDASHDSGDDHDHDMDEEAAESVIRNRVVGEQQRRESVVVSGASALAAWNAAAASAESQKAAACDDMGSRVKVVGSGLNGTTSVAATITTTNNNSSSGNNGNTTNCSSSSSSSSSSSSSSSSGCNSSNSSTSSLCNDVPTAAASPAAAAAGLYCSVISSPPKFWVTTGTAAAPQVLQACRINGVRPELIGGVNYCESMKPPVMLPQRPTSSGLRTTPTVIMGEAGGVRTMIWSTPMASAAAEQSAQQQQQQQHSPPTPTSQQHVLNQQQQHHQQQQQQPSSVSAAAAVAAVSAAQLLHQQQQSQSAAHSLISVTPQSTTTWTQTSTSAGLNVAETEAQLLLNLGQEIPNSHLSAAIRPLVQHIPASHQQALQQQQQQQQQQQQQHSPPDRHPSTTTIPLPLNMERLWAGDLSQLPPSQQIQALNLSNPGPPIPPWPHFLKNNGDMSSLTKLLPSSHHANEDGNDEEEQPMICMICEDKATGLHYGIITCEGCKGFFKRTVQNRRVYTCVADGVCEITKAQRNRCQYCRFKKCLEQGMVLQAVREDRMPGGRNSGAVYNLYKVKYKKHKKATRNGQIKVDKPQQQHLQSLQQTHHQQQQQQQQQQQQQQQHQQQQRQSQQHHVHNQQTQLHQQTQIQQSQQQQANQQQKFTTVSMNNSEHGVPPHNRPHLFNGTILKTALTNPSEVVYLRQRLESPVTSSRDRSMSLDTALSMMQTLIDCDEFQDIATLQNVNELLGNRADLSDRLMQIGDSIVYKLVQWTKRLPFYAELPVEVHTRLLTHRWHELLVLTTSAYQAMHGFSRNSSPCHINNLNDTVDAEFAEQVAKNLRTLQTCLSSMMGTAITLDQLREDVGLMVEKITHVTLMFRHLKLRMEEYVCLKVIIMLNPANGENSELEAIQDRYMTCLKTFMEHTNPQQPTRLQSLLDRMPEVKSAASLLLESKMFYVPFLLNSAIQR; from the exons aaattattATGACCTTGCTGACGAAAAATTCCTTGTCTGATTTCGATACGATGAGCTTATTCCAAGATCTGAAGCTGAAGAGACGAAAAATAGATTCACGGTGTAGCAGTGACG GTGAAAGTGTAGCAGATACCAGTACGTCTTCTCCAGATCTGGCCGGACCCATTTCTCCGTCGACTTCGAAAATGGACGTTTCTCGTACGTCGCCGAGTCCGGGAACGTTATCAATACCGTCGGATAACAG GGTCTCGTCTCCAGATTCTGGACTATCGGACGGCGTCGTCAACGAATCGTCCGGCGGCCCGAAAGACCACCGCGGCGGCGACCTGTGCGCGACGGCGGTAGTGACGGCGAAAAGTTTCATAATCACGCAGAAAATCAAAGAGGAGCCGAATAACGGCGTCTTCGACGGCGGAGGAAGTCCACCAATCGACGATACTGGCGGCGGCGGCCACATCGGCATCGGCAGCCCGCACATCAAGCCGGACATGAACGGCGACGCATCGCACGACAGCGGCGACGACCACGACCACGACATGGACGAGGAAGCGGCCGAAAGTGTGATCCGGAATCGCGTCGTAGGCGAACAACAGCGACGCGAATCGGTCGTCGTGTCCGGCGCGAGCGCGCTGGCCGCGTGGAACGCAGCAGCCGCGTCGGCCGAGTCGCAGAAAGCGGCGGCTTGCGACGATATGGGCAGCCGGGTCAAGGTGGTCGGCAGCGGCTTGAACGGTACAACTTCGGTGGCTGCTACCATCACGACCACCAACAACAACAGTAGTAGCGGCAATAACGGTAATACCACCAATTGCagtagcagcagcagcagcagtagTAGTAGTAGCAGTAGCAGCAGCAGCGGTTGCAATAGTAGTAATAGTAGTACAAGTTCCTTGTGTAACGACGTACCGACGGCGGCAGCTAGTCCGGCGGCGGCTGCGGCCGGTTTGTATTGTTCTGTGATATCTTCGCCGCCTAAATTCTGGGTGACGACCGGTACGGCGGCGGCGCCCCAGGTTCTGCAGGCGTGCCGCATCAACGGCGTCCGGCCCGAGCTCATCGGCGGCGTCAACTATTGCGAAAGCATGAAACCTCCTGTAATGTTACCACAACGACCGACGAGCAGCGGTCTCAGGACGACGCCTACGGTCATCATGGGCGAAGCCGGAGGTGTCCGCACCATGATCTGGTCCACGCCGATGGCCTCCGCCGCCGCCGAACAGAGCGcccagcagcaacaacaacaacaacactcGCCACCGACTCCTACATCTCAACAACACGTACtgaatcaacaacaacaacaccacCAACAGCAACAACAGCAACCCTCCTCGGTGTCCGCAGCTGCAGCAGTAGCCGCTGTCTCAGCAGCTCAGCTATTGCATCAACAACAGCAGTCGCAATCGGCTGCCCATAGTTTAATCTCGGTCACGCCGCAGTCGACGACCACGTGGACGCAGACTTCGACGTCAGCCGGACTGAACGTAGCCGAAACGGAAGCCCAACTGTTGCTGAACCTAGGCCAGGAGATTCCTAATTCGCATCTATCGGCGGCGATCCGGCCGCTAGTGCAGCATATTCCGGCATCCCATCAGCAGGCTTTgcaacagcaacaacagcaacagcagcagcagcagcagcaacactCGCCACCGGATCGTCATCCGAGCACGACGACCATACCGTTACCGTTGAATATGGAACGTTTGTGGGCCGGCGATTTATCTCAGTTACCTCCGTCGCAGCAAATACAAGCGTTGAATTTATCGAATCCCGGACCACCGATACCTCCTTGGCCGCATTTCCTCAAGAATAACGGAGATATGTCTTCGCTAACCAAACTACTGCCATCGTCGCATCACGCCAACGAAGACGGTAACGACGAGGAAGAGCAGCCGATGATTTGCATGATTTGCGAAGATAAGGCCACCGGATTGCATTACGGAATCATCACTTGCGAAGG ATGTAAAGGATTCTTCAAGAGGACGGTGCAGAATAGAAGAGTGTACACTTGCGTTGCCGATGGTGTTTGTGAGATTACCAAAGCCCAAAGAAACAGATGTCAATATTGCAGATTTAAGAAATGCCTGGAACAAGGCATGGTCTTACAAG CTGTTCGCGAAGATCGAATGCCTGGTGGCAGGAATTCCGGAGCAGTTTACAATTTGTACAAG gtcaaatacaaaaaacataaaaaagccACGAGAAACGGTCAAATAAAGGTAGACAAACCGCAACAACAGCATCTACAGTCGTTACAGCAAACCCATcatcagcagcagcaacaacaacagcaacagcagcaacaacaacagcagcaccAGCAGCAGCAACGACAATCGCAGCAGCATCACGTGCACAATCAACAAACGCAACTGCATCAGCAGACGCAAATTCAGCAATCTCAGCAGCAGCAGGCAAACCAGCAGCAAAAGTTTACGACCGTTTCGATGAATAATTCAGAGCACGGAGTTCCTCCTCATAATCGTCCTCATCTGTTCAACGGCACCATATTAAAGACTGCGTTAACGAATCCGAGCGAG GTGGTGTATTTAAGACAGAGACTAGAGTCGCCTGTAACTTCGTCTAGAGACCGATCGATGTCGTTAGATACCGCGTTATCGATGATGCAAACACTTATAGACTGTGATGAATTTCAAGATATTGCTACTTTACAA aacGTTAACGAATTACTCGGAAACCGAGCAGACTTGAGTGATAGATTAATGCAAATTGGAGATTCGATCGTGTATAAATTAGTTCAATGGACCAAACGGTTACCATTTTACGCCGAATTACCAGTCGAG GTTCATACGAGACTACTGACTCACAGATGGCACGAATTATTGGTATTGACGACGTCAGCGTATCAAGCGATGCACGGTTTTTCGCGTAATTCGTCCCCTTGTCATATTAACAATTTAAACGATACTGTAGACGCGGAATTTGCTGAACAG gttgccaaaaatttacgaaCGTTGCAAACGTGCTTATCCTCAATGATGGGCACAGCTATAACGTTAGATCAGCTGCGCGAAGATGTTGGCCTAATGGTCGAGAAAATCACCCACGTTACGTTAATGTTCAGACACCTGAAATTAAGAATGGAGGAATACGTTTGTTTGAAAGTCATCATAATGTTGAATCCAG CTAATGGAGAAAATAGTGAATTGGAGGCGATTCAAGATCGATACATGACGTGTTTGAAAACCTTCATGGAACATACGAATCCTCAACAGCCGACTAGATTGCAAAGTTTACTCGATCGAATGCCAGAG GTCAAATCGGCGGCATCTTTATTACTGGAAAGTAAAATGTTCTACGTACCGTTCCTGCTAAATTCAGCCATACAGAGATAG